The Caldanaerobius fijiensis DSM 17918 genome includes a region encoding these proteins:
- a CDS encoding carbohydrate ABC transporter permease, translated as MVVNVQRLPYRRLRFSKETRRNLKAGLLFISPWLLGFIMFTLYPVIASFYYSFTSYDVLTPPKWVGFSNYAQLFTKDNLFWKSLYNTFYYTIFSVPLSMVFGIALAALLNMKVKGMAVYRTIYYLPTIVPVVASSVLWMWMLDPQIGIINGILQSLGIPGPGWLIDPKWSKPALIMMSLWGVGGSMLIYLAGMQDVPQELYESVEIDGGVWWHKFRYITLPMISPVIFFNLIMGMIGAFQYFTQAYVMTQGGPMDSTLFYSLYLFNNAFRYMHMGYASALAWILFVIILIATLIVFNSSARWVYYGGAR; from the coding sequence GTGGTGGTGAACGTTCAAAGATTACCGTACAGGAGGTTGAGATTTTCGAAGGAAACCAGGAGAAATTTAAAGGCGGGTCTATTATTTATTTCTCCGTGGTTGCTGGGCTTTATTATGTTTACGCTGTATCCGGTTATAGCTTCTTTTTACTACAGTTTTACAAGCTATGACGTTTTAACGCCTCCAAAATGGGTGGGTTTTTCTAATTACGCGCAGCTGTTTACAAAGGACAACCTTTTCTGGAAGTCACTTTATAATACGTTTTATTATACAATCTTTTCAGTACCTCTGAGCATGGTATTTGGGATAGCACTTGCAGCTCTGCTTAATATGAAAGTAAAAGGAATGGCGGTATATAGGACCATATACTATCTACCCACGATTGTCCCGGTTGTAGCTTCATCTGTGCTGTGGATGTGGATGTTAGATCCACAGATAGGGATAATTAATGGTATTCTTCAATCCCTAGGTATTCCGGGCCCAGGATGGTTGATAGACCCTAAGTGGTCCAAACCTGCCTTGATAATGATGAGCTTGTGGGGTGTGGGAGGCTCAATGCTCATATACCTTGCAGGCATGCAAGATGTACCGCAGGAGCTTTATGAATCCGTAGAAATCGATGGGGGTGTATGGTGGCACAAATTCAGATACATAACGTTACCAATGATAAGCCCTGTGATTTTCTTTAACCTTATAATGGGCATGATTGGAGCATTTCAGTATTTTACCCAGGCGTATGTTATGACACAGGGTGGACCTATGGATTCCACATTGTTTTACTCGTTGTATCTGTTCAACAACGCTTTCAGATATATGCACATGGGATATGCTTCAGCTCTTGCATGGATTTTGTTCGTTATAATATTGATTGCCACGTTAATTGTATTCAATAGTTCAGCTAGATGGGTTTATTACGGCGGTGCTAGATGA
- a CDS encoding MFS transporter yields the protein MLKRNFKPLKMQFKHKNVFYIALDGVAAIAAFNIFQPFVQMFGKHLGASDFQIALINSLPALASIFVLIPGAYFIESARSKKSITIKLVFMTSLFYVLISLVPFIDSNVKSWIYVILIGLMSVPSSIFNTSWQSFFSDVFKGKVRNYAFAIRNKYATLIGLITTLLAGQILTNLPKTDTQRIYVYQAFSILAFLFLMMEIHFLSKIDSPPSKPDNAEKPTLPKWADIKSNKRFLIYTITSFIYYVSWQMGWPLFFFYQVDFLHANELWLAIINVAGAITSVLSFTMWNRIISKYGNSFVLIIAAAGIAINPILFVTAHSLITLTIINAFIGIFGAALTLTLFNNLLEVVPDKSKTMYIAYYNTLMGISGFASPIIGEWLYKITNIYFAMNFIGIFRFIGTYIFYLRYKREKISRDKK from the coding sequence ATGCTTAAAAGAAATTTTAAACCATTAAAAATGCAGTTCAAACACAAAAATGTATTTTATATAGCATTAGATGGCGTCGCTGCCATTGCTGCCTTTAACATCTTTCAGCCTTTTGTTCAGATGTTTGGCAAACATTTGGGAGCCAGCGATTTTCAGATAGCCCTTATAAATTCACTGCCGGCTTTAGCCAGCATATTCGTATTGATACCGGGTGCTTACTTTATTGAGTCAGCAAGATCAAAAAAATCGATTACCATAAAGTTGGTCTTTATGACCAGTTTGTTTTACGTACTTATATCGCTGGTCCCATTTATAGATAGTAACGTAAAGTCATGGATTTACGTCATATTGATAGGCCTTATGAGCGTTCCCAGCTCCATATTTAATACATCATGGCAGTCATTTTTCTCAGACGTATTTAAAGGAAAAGTGCGAAATTATGCCTTCGCCATAAGGAATAAATACGCCACATTAATAGGTCTTATAACGACATTGCTGGCAGGCCAAATCCTCACAAACCTACCAAAAACGGATACTCAGAGGATTTACGTCTACCAGGCTTTCAGCATACTGGCTTTTTTATTTTTGATGATGGAGATACATTTTTTATCAAAAATCGATTCTCCTCCATCAAAACCTGATAATGCTGAAAAACCAACCTTACCTAAATGGGCAGATATAAAATCCAATAAGCGTTTTTTAATATATACCATTACGTCATTTATATATTATGTCTCATGGCAAATGGGCTGGCCGCTGTTTTTCTTCTATCAGGTGGACTTTCTTCACGCCAATGAATTGTGGTTAGCTATAATAAATGTTGCAGGAGCTATTACATCCGTACTTTCATTTACCATGTGGAATAGGATTATATCAAAATATGGAAATAGCTTTGTGCTTATAATAGCAGCTGCCGGTATAGCTATAAACCCTATACTTTTTGTAACTGCTCACTCACTCATTACTTTGACGATAATTAACGCATTTATAGGCATATTTGGTGCTGCTTTGACTTTAACTCTATTTAACAACCTATTGGAAGTAGTGCCTGATAAATCCAAAACCATGTATATCGCCTATTACAATACGTTGATGGGTATCTCGGGGTTTGCTTCACCTATTATCGGTGAATGGCTGTACAAAATTACAAATATTTATTTCGCTATGAATTTTATAGGTATTTTTAGATTTATAGGAACATATATATTCTACCTCCGTTATAAAAGAGAAAAAATTAGCAGGGATAAAAAATAA
- a CDS encoding TraR/DksA C4-type zinc finger protein, whose translation MDIEYFKHKLLELKEDTENRLKHMDIYDINKGQRDAIEELSLYDNHPGDIGTETYEQEKNYALVAHEKHILKEINDALERIDKGSYGICRHCGKPIEEERLDALPYASLCIECEKQNEVHLHELDLSGRPVEEDAISPGYGFNDRSVKRDTEFDAEDSWQAVARYSIPDSDPSFGTGDYIGVLDDEETGIVESVEQISNEEYRATFSPGEKKDNEMRNPADIIDDGGE comes from the coding sequence TTGGATATAGAATATTTTAAACACAAGCTTCTGGAATTAAAAGAGGACACTGAAAATAGATTAAAACACATGGATATTTATGACATAAACAAAGGACAGAGGGATGCTATTGAAGAACTTTCGCTATATGATAATCACCCTGGTGATATAGGTACGGAGACCTATGAGCAAGAAAAAAATTACGCGCTGGTAGCTCATGAAAAGCACATATTGAAAGAAATAAACGATGCTCTTGAAAGAATAGATAAAGGAAGTTATGGTATATGCAGACATTGTGGAAAACCTATTGAAGAGGAAAGACTTGATGCTCTACCTTATGCATCCTTATGTATAGAGTGCGAAAAACAAAATGAGGTTCATCTTCATGAGTTAGATTTATCAGGAAGACCCGTTGAAGAGGATGCCATTTCCCCTGGTTATGGATTTAACGATCGCTCTGTAAAAAGAGATACAGAGTTTGATGCAGAAGATTCATGGCAGGCTGTTGCCAGGTATTCTATACCTGACAGCGATCCTAGCTTTGGCACCGGGGACTATATTGGGGTACTGGATGATGAAGAAACGGGCATTGTGGAATCAGTGGAGCAAATAAGCAATGAAGAATACAGGGCTACTTTTTCTCCTGGCGAGAAGAAAGACAATGAGATGCGGAACCCTGCTGATATTATAGATGATGGGGGTGAATAA
- a CDS encoding DUF5665 domain-containing protein → MNNEELAKFIEKKLDDMGIVMEKLKLVDYMELLQSPWRLFWLNFIGGVYRGLGMAVGFTILGAIVIYFLQKLVTLNIPVIGNVIAQIVKIVQQNL, encoded by the coding sequence GTGAATAACGAAGAGCTTGCTAAATTTATAGAAAAAAAGCTTGATGACATGGGTATCGTGATGGAAAAATTAAAGCTTGTGGATTACATGGAATTGCTTCAGAGTCCGTGGCGACTTTTCTGGCTTAATTTCATAGGCGGAGTTTATAGGGGTCTTGGCATGGCAGTGGGTTTTACAATCCTGGGGGCTATCGTGATATATTTTTTACAAAAGTTAGTAACACTCAACATACCTGTAATAGGAAATGTGATAGCTCAGATTGTAAAAATAGTACAACAGAACTTATAA
- a CDS encoding 5'-methylthioadenosine/adenosylhomocysteine nucleosidase — translation MIGIIGAMSIEVQLLIDRMTDVKEIKKARMVFYSGKLEGKDVAVVKCGVGKVNAAVCTQVLIDEFDTKAVINTGVAGGLLPELEAGDVVVSSELIEHDMDVTALGYRLGQIPDMDESVFKADKGLIDLAVKSSKEVLKDKKVLVGPIVSGDQFINSSEKVNFLKRAFNGYAVEMEGAAIAHCAYLNAVPFVIIRGISDKADEESNISFEEFTDMAAHNSSEIVCRMLRYWE, via the coding sequence ATGATAGGAATTATTGGTGCTATGAGCATTGAAGTGCAGTTATTAATAGACCGCATGACAGATGTAAAAGAGATTAAAAAGGCCAGAATGGTTTTTTATAGCGGGAAACTGGAAGGAAAGGATGTAGCTGTGGTGAAATGCGGCGTTGGCAAGGTCAACGCCGCGGTATGTACCCAGGTTTTAATAGATGAATTTGATACGAAAGCAGTTATTAATACAGGAGTTGCAGGTGGGCTTTTACCTGAGTTAGAGGCGGGAGATGTGGTGGTATCCAGCGAGCTTATTGAACACGATATGGATGTGACAGCATTGGGTTATCGTCTGGGCCAGATTCCTGATATGGATGAAAGCGTCTTTAAAGCTGACAAGGGCTTGATAGACCTGGCAGTAAAATCCAGTAAAGAAGTTTTGAAAGACAAAAAAGTACTTGTTGGCCCTATAGTGTCAGGGGATCAGTTTATAAACAGTTCGGAGAAGGTAAATTTTTTAAAACGCGCATTTAATGGCTATGCCGTTGAAATGGAAGGCGCAGCGATTGCCCATTGTGCTTATTTAAATGCAGTACCTTTTGTGATTATAAGGGGTATTTCGGATAAGGCTGATGAAGAATCAAATATATCTTTTGAGGAATTTACGGATATGGCAGCCCATAATTCCAGTGAAATTGTGTGTAGGATGTTAAGATACTGGGAATAA
- the ileS gene encoding isoleucine--tRNA ligase: MDYNKTLNLPMTDFPMKANLSKKEPEILKYWEEIHIYEKTLNRREGADKFILHDGPPYANGDIHLGHTLNKVLKDIVVKYMTMKGYAAPYVPGWDTHGLPIEQQAIKKLGIKRHETSPVEFRKLCRDYALSQVEKQKEQFKRLGIRGDWEHPYLTLDPHFEAEQIRIFGEMAKKGYIYKGLKPVYWCPTCETALAEAEIEYADHKSDAIYVKFRVTDDKGLFKPYVENLDDVYFVIWTTTTWTLPANLAICLNPEFEYSLVKFGEEVYVLAHDMIDMVVKDAELPQEYEILANFKGRDLEGIQTRHPLIERNSVIILGDHVTNDAGTGCVHTAPGHGEEDFIVGMKYGLEVLNPVDDRGYFTEKAGKYEGLYYEKANSVIQEDLKKVNALLFKNTLKHSYPHCWRCKNPIIFRATEQWFASIDGFRDEALKAIDSVRWIPQWGQERISNMIKDRHDWCISRQRIWGIPIPIFYCKQCGKAIINDRTIEAVAKLFEKRGSDAWFEMEASEILPGDVKCECGSRDFRKETDIMDVWFDSGSSHRAVLEHTPGLRWPADLYLEGSDQHRGWFQSSLLTSVATRGIAPYRSVLTHGFVVDGQGRKMSKSLGNGIDPMEVIEKYGADVLRLWTVSADYTSDMRISENILKQMTEVYRKIRNTARFILGNLFDFRYEENKVDYENMYEIDRWALLRVNKLVEKVTGFYDNYEFYSIFHAIHNFCVVDMSNFYLDIIKDRLYTYKPDSTGRRSAQTAIYIILDKLVKMIAPILTFTAEEIWKFMREIGPDKYESVQMCDWPVYEDRYNDEELEKRWNFLISFRDEVTKALEEARVNKVIGHSLNAQVDIYPDESEYELLKRYEDQLSTIFIVSKVVLHQPMEGTDRKVVVSTAPGEKCERCWMYSETVGQNPEHPTICARCVENIS, translated from the coding sequence ATGGACTATAACAAGACGTTAAATCTTCCAATGACAGATTTTCCGATGAAAGCTAATTTATCAAAAAAAGAACCGGAAATATTAAAGTATTGGGAAGAAATACATATCTATGAAAAGACGTTAAATAGGAGAGAGGGCGCTGACAAATTTATACTTCATGATGGCCCACCATATGCCAACGGCGATATACACCTGGGCCATACTTTAAACAAGGTGCTAAAAGATATTGTAGTTAAGTATATGACTATGAAGGGGTATGCTGCACCCTATGTACCAGGATGGGATACCCATGGTTTGCCAATTGAGCAGCAAGCAATAAAGAAATTGGGAATAAAAAGGCATGAGACATCTCCTGTTGAATTCAGGAAACTCTGTAGGGATTATGCTCTGAGTCAGGTAGAAAAGCAAAAAGAACAGTTTAAGAGATTGGGTATAAGGGGAGATTGGGAGCATCCTTATCTAACTTTGGATCCGCATTTTGAGGCAGAACAGATAAGAATATTTGGCGAGATGGCTAAAAAAGGGTATATATATAAGGGTTTAAAGCCTGTATACTGGTGTCCAACCTGTGAGACCGCATTGGCTGAAGCTGAAATAGAATACGCTGACCATAAATCTGATGCGATTTACGTAAAGTTTAGAGTTACCGATGATAAGGGACTATTTAAACCCTATGTCGAGAATTTAGACGATGTGTATTTTGTCATATGGACTACAACTACCTGGACCTTACCTGCAAATCTGGCCATATGTTTAAATCCTGAATTCGAATATTCATTAGTTAAATTTGGCGAAGAAGTTTATGTTCTGGCCCACGATATGATAGATATGGTAGTAAAAGATGCAGAGCTGCCACAGGAATATGAGATACTGGCCAATTTTAAAGGTAGAGATCTGGAAGGTATACAGACAAGACATCCCTTGATAGAGAGAAATTCAGTTATAATCTTAGGCGATCATGTTACTAACGATGCAGGTACAGGTTGTGTTCATACAGCTCCGGGACATGGCGAAGAAGACTTTATAGTGGGGATGAAATACGGCCTTGAAGTATTGAACCCTGTTGATGATAGAGGATACTTTACAGAAAAAGCTGGTAAATACGAAGGACTATACTATGAAAAAGCAAACAGTGTTATTCAAGAAGACCTGAAAAAAGTAAATGCCCTCCTGTTTAAAAATACCCTTAAACATTCATATCCTCATTGCTGGAGATGTAAAAACCCCATAATATTCAGGGCGACAGAACAGTGGTTTGCCTCTATAGATGGCTTTAGAGATGAGGCTTTGAAAGCTATAGACAGCGTAAGGTGGATACCTCAATGGGGTCAGGAGCGTATATCCAATATGATAAAAGATAGGCACGATTGGTGTATATCCAGGCAGAGGATCTGGGGTATTCCTATACCTATATTTTACTGTAAACAATGTGGAAAAGCCATCATAAATGATCGTACAATAGAAGCAGTAGCAAAATTGTTTGAAAAAAGAGGATCTGATGCCTGGTTTGAGATGGAGGCCAGTGAAATTCTGCCTGGAGATGTAAAATGCGAATGTGGCTCCAGAGATTTCAGAAAAGAGACAGATATCATGGATGTATGGTTTGATTCAGGGTCTAGCCACAGAGCTGTGCTTGAACATACTCCAGGACTCAGATGGCCTGCAGATCTATATTTGGAGGGAAGTGATCAGCACAGAGGATGGTTCCAGTCATCCCTTTTGACATCTGTAGCTACCAGGGGTATAGCACCATATAGGAGCGTATTGACTCATGGATTTGTGGTGGACGGGCAAGGGCGAAAAATGTCTAAATCTCTTGGCAATGGTATAGACCCCATGGAGGTTATAGAAAAATACGGCGCTGATGTGTTGAGGCTGTGGACGGTATCTGCTGATTATACCTCAGATATGAGAATATCTGAAAATATACTAAAACAGATGACAGAGGTTTATAGAAAAATAAGAAATACTGCCAGATTCATTTTGGGAAATTTATTTGATTTTAGATATGAGGAAAACAAGGTAGATTATGAAAATATGTATGAAATAGATAGATGGGCTCTTTTAAGGGTAAACAAGCTGGTAGAAAAAGTGACGGGGTTTTACGATAATTATGAGTTTTACTCTATATTCCATGCTATCCACAATTTTTGTGTTGTTGACATGAGTAATTTTTACCTTGATATAATTAAAGATCGATTGTATACCTATAAGCCAGATTCCACAGGTAGGCGTTCCGCTCAAACAGCGATATATATCATCCTGGATAAGCTCGTTAAAATGATCGCACCTATATTGACATTTACAGCAGAAGAGATATGGAAGTTTATGAGAGAAATAGGCCCGGATAAATATGAGAGTGTTCAGATGTGTGATTGGCCTGTCTATGAAGACAGATATAATGATGAAGAGCTGGAGAAAAGGTGGAACTTTTTGATATCGTTCAGGGACGAGGTTACGAAAGCATTGGAAGAGGCCAGAGTCAATAAAGTTATAGGTCATTCTTTAAACGCCCAGGTGGATATATATCCCGACGAAAGTGAATACGAATTGCTAAAGCGGTATGAAGATCAGTTATCAACAATATTTATCGTGTCAAAAGTGGTATTGCATCAGCCAATGGAAGGCACTGATAGAAAAGTGGTGGTTTCTACTGCCCCTGGAGAGAAATGTGAACGGTGTTGGATGTACAGCGAGACGGTAGGACAGAATCCAGAACATCCGACCATATGTGCACGCTGTGTAGAAAACATAAGTTGA
- a CDS encoding DivIVA domain-containing protein, with translation MLTPMDIHNKEFRRAFRGYNELEVNEFLDEVIEDYEKLYKENLELKDRIGLLNDKLQNYIGLEQTLNNTLVMAQKTADEMTANAKEKAENIIREAEETARRIIEKANQEVIEIKKEYENIKKQMLEFKLKFKTLLEAELRVLTDEMIFDKSNNKEKFDDIEVSRSSDRTDTIE, from the coding sequence ATGTTAACACCTATGGATATTCACAACAAAGAATTTCGAAGGGCTTTTAGAGGTTACAATGAATTAGAGGTCAATGAATTTTTAGATGAAGTGATAGAAGACTATGAAAAGCTGTATAAAGAAAATTTGGAGTTAAAAGACCGTATAGGTCTTTTAAATGATAAACTTCAAAATTACATTGGGCTGGAGCAGACTTTGAATAATACACTGGTGATGGCTCAAAAAACTGCTGATGAAATGACTGCTAATGCAAAAGAAAAGGCAGAAAATATCATAAGAGAAGCTGAAGAGACAGCCAGAAGGATCATCGAAAAAGCCAATCAGGAAGTTATCGAGATCAAAAAGGAGTATGAAAATATAAAGAAACAGATGTTAGAGTTTAAATTAAAGTTTAAAACATTGTTAGAAGCGGAACTCAGGGTATTGACAGACGAGATGATTTTTGATAAAAGTAATAATAAAGAGAAATTCGATGATATAGAGGTTTCTAGGAGCAGTGATAGGACCGATACAATAGAATAG
- a CDS encoding YlmH family RNA-binding protein, which yields MDETRFLDMINWVKKRKQEKSTDFLEPPVLAKLIKMVEKERDVQFLSSGGYEGAERQLVVLYPDFLSEDEIDVPIGAIEITADFKKENITHRDVLGSIMALGIKREKVGDILINDNRCQAIIRKDIISYVTHNLTRVGKVNVHTTEIDINEIMPVEKKMKEIEAVVASLRLDSIASVAFSTSRTKMQDFIKSGFVRVNWVEVSDPAYIVKEGDTLSFRGHGRAIFDSIKGTTKKDRIAVSIKKYI from the coding sequence GTGGATGAGACTAGGTTTTTAGATATGATCAACTGGGTAAAGAAAAGGAAGCAGGAGAAGTCTACGGATTTTCTTGAGCCGCCTGTTCTGGCAAAGTTGATTAAAATGGTGGAAAAAGAAAGGGATGTACAGTTTTTATCCTCAGGAGGATATGAAGGAGCTGAAAGACAATTAGTGGTGCTATACCCGGATTTTTTGTCAGAAGATGAGATAGATGTTCCAATCGGTGCAATAGAAATTACGGCAGATTTCAAAAAAGAAAATATAACTCATAGGGATGTATTGGGTTCAATTATGGCTCTTGGTATAAAACGAGAGAAAGTTGGTGATATTTTAATTAATGATAATAGATGTCAAGCAATAATCAGAAAGGATATAATAAGTTATGTTACACATAATTTAACAAGGGTAGGAAAGGTAAACGTACATACAACAGAGATTGATATTAACGAGATTATGCCTGTTGAGAAAAAGATGAAGGAAATTGAAGCGGTGGTAGCTTCATTAAGATTGGATAGCATAGCAAGTGTAGCTTTTTCTACCTCCAGGACTAAGATGCAGGATTTTATAAAATCGGGTTTTGTCAGAGTAAATTGGGTGGAAGTATCGGATCCTGCTTATATAGTAAAAGAAGGAGATACCCTCTCGTTTAGAGGTCATGGAAGGGCTATTTTTGATAGCATAAAAGGAACCACGAAAAAGGATAGGATAGCTGTATCAATAAAAAAATACATATAG
- a CDS encoding YggT family protein: MFNWVLYQTVSIFFEVLNWAIIIRVLLSWVRVDYRNPVVRFIYNFTEPILAPFRNMFMRSSIGHGMMVDFSPVIALLVIQYIVRPIVMHLLLLI; encoded by the coding sequence TTGTTTAATTGGGTATTATATCAGACGGTGTCCATTTTTTTTGAAGTGCTAAATTGGGCTATTATTATAAGGGTATTGCTGTCATGGGTAAGGGTTGATTATCGCAATCCTGTTGTAAGGTTTATATACAACTTTACAGAACCGATATTAGCACCATTTAGAAATATGTTTATGCGCTCATCGATAGGTCATGGCATGATGGTGGACTTTTCACCGGTTATAGCGCTTTTAGTTATACAGTATATAGTAAGACCTATTGTAATGCATTTATTGTTATTAATTTAA
- a CDS encoding cell division protein SepF, with translation MNVNVIEKIMSYLGLEESEDDEERSEDYENKNYEPFVKQKPKVVNIHSNSHIKVIISRPVSYDEVTMICDELKARKPVIVNLQDMKPDEAERVLDFLAGAVYALEGVVKKISSGIFLVVPSNVDIENILAGDN, from the coding sequence ATTAATGTGAATGTGATTGAAAAAATAATGTCGTACCTTGGCCTGGAAGAAAGTGAAGATGATGAAGAGCGCAGTGAAGACTATGAAAACAAAAATTATGAGCCATTTGTAAAGCAAAAACCTAAGGTAGTAAATATACATTCCAATTCACATATTAAAGTGATTATATCCAGGCCGGTTAGTTACGATGAAGTAACTATGATATGCGATGAGCTGAAAGCGCGCAAGCCTGTGATTGTAAACCTGCAGGATATGAAGCCAGATGAAGCGGAAAGGGTTTTGGATTTCCTGGCGGGAGCTGTTTATGCTCTCGAAGGTGTGGTAAAGAAGATTTCAAGCGGTATATTTTTGGTGGTGCCTAGTAATGTTGATATAGAAAATATTTTAGCAGGCGATAATTAA
- a CDS encoding YggS family pyridoxal phosphate-dependent enzyme produces the protein MADACKRVGRNPSDIILMAVTKTISPDKIKEAIAEGIEVIGENRVQEIVQKYDAIGDKVKWHMIGHLQVNKVKYIIDKVELIHSLDSVKLAQEINKRAKSIGKKQNVLIEINIAGEETKFGIRPGELKKFIKELEIFDNLCVQGLMTVAPIVSEPEEARPYFKHMRQLYDELKEMKSPIVDARYLSMGMTADYVVAIEEGSNIVRIGTGIFGPRNYNKEED, from the coding sequence ATCGCTGATGCATGTAAAAGGGTTGGAAGAAATCCTTCTGATATTATTTTAATGGCTGTGACTAAAACTATTTCACCGGATAAGATAAAAGAAGCAATAGCAGAAGGTATTGAAGTGATTGGAGAAAATAGGGTTCAAGAAATAGTGCAAAAATACGATGCCATAGGCGATAAGGTGAAATGGCATATGATAGGTCATTTACAGGTAAATAAAGTTAAATACATAATCGACAAGGTAGAACTTATTCATTCGCTCGACTCTGTAAAGCTTGCCCAGGAGATAAACAAAAGAGCAAAATCTATAGGTAAAAAGCAAAACGTACTTATAGAAATTAATATAGCTGGTGAAGAGACCAAATTTGGGATAAGGCCTGGTGAGCTAAAAAAATTTATAAAGGAATTAGAAATATTTGATAATTTGTGTGTACAGGGTTTGATGACTGTTGCGCCTATTGTTTCAGAGCCAGAAGAAGCAAGGCCTTATTTTAAACATATGAGACAACTTTATGATGAGCTGAAAGAAATGAAGTCGCCTATTGTAGATGCACGATACCTTTCTATGGGAATGACGGCTGATTATGTCGTAGCTATAGAAGAGGGATCTAATATAGTGAGGATTGGTACAGGTATATTCGGGCCGAGAAATTATAACAAAGAGGAGGATTAA
- a CDS encoding HlyD family efflux transporter periplasmic adaptor subunit, with product MKKKIRALFIFATVVILAYFILKFQFNAPKIGVITYGRIEEHFYVDAHVFYDQEIINAPIGGRLIKYGRDGERVSKGSVVARIDDSEAHIYREKIKDIDKQIDQMKNMDKGVFTADIAKINNMIDENLNRLQDAIKKGDTKSIEKYKQDIQELNDKKSRITKVSGVDVDQVIQLLRQKDEIMSVLDKKSVELMATKPGLLHYISNRQDVSAGQPVVGLIDNYKWYISIDTNRNVFKPGDSVSVEFSDYGVPVKFYVSSVKREKSTYHVVLYTTYYVKDFYKKSTERVKIILNDAEGLKIPESALTEKEGKIGVYVLREKPVFCPVKVIASYGGYAIIENQEGNNALKAYDKVIIYRRGENSEHKR from the coding sequence ATGAAGAAAAAAATAAGAGCACTGTTTATATTTGCAACCGTTGTTATTTTGGCTTATTTTATATTAAAATTTCAATTTAATGCTCCTAAGATCGGTGTCATAACCTATGGCAGGATTGAGGAACATTTTTATGTAGATGCCCACGTATTTTATGATCAGGAAATAATAAATGCTCCTATTGGGGGTAGACTTATAAAATATGGAAGAGATGGAGAAAGAGTTAGTAAAGGTAGTGTTGTAGCGAGAATTGATGATAGTGAAGCGCATATTTATAGAGAAAAGATAAAGGATATCGATAAGCAAATAGACCAGATGAAAAATATGGATAAAGGTGTATTTACAGCTGATATTGCTAAAATAAACAACATGATTGACGAAAATTTAAATAGATTGCAGGATGCGATTAAGAAGGGCGATACTAAAAGTATTGAAAAATATAAGCAGGATATCCAGGAATTAAACGATAAAAAAAGCCGGATTACAAAAGTTTCTGGGGTGGATGTTGATCAAGTAATACAGCTTTTGAGGCAAAAAGATGAGATTATGTCCGTGTTAGACAAAAAATCAGTTGAATTGATGGCTACAAAGCCTGGATTATTACATTATATTTCAAATAGACAGGATGTTTCAGCAGGGCAGCCTGTTGTAGGACTTATAGATAATTATAAATGGTACATAAGTATTGATACAAATAGAAACGTTTTTAAACCGGGGGATTCGGTCAGTGTAGAGTTTTCTGATTATGGCGTTCCCGTGAAATTTTATGTATCTAGTGTTAAAAGAGAAAAGTCTACATATCATGTGGTATTATATACCACGTATTATGTTAAGGATTTTTATAAAAAATCTACTGAGAGGGTAAAAATTATTTTAAATGATGCTGAGGGCCTGAAGATTCCCGAATCGGCCCTTACAGAAAAAGAAGGGAAAATTGGCGTTTATGTACTGAGGGAGAAACCGGTGTTTTGCCCTGTAAAAGTTATAGCATCATATGGAGGATATGCTATAATAGAAAATCAAGAAGGTAACAATGCTCTTAAGGCTTATGATAAGGTAATTATTTACCGGCGAGGTGAAAATAGTGAGCATAAAAGATAA